The Argiope bruennichi chromosome 9, qqArgBrue1.1, whole genome shotgun sequence genome contains a region encoding:
- the LOC129984842 gene encoding vacuolar fusion protein CCZ1 homolog: MSSKSSISLGSFFVFNSSYCRHENDEKNKILYYYPAEVDLNSKVRSVGLCEAVIKFTSTFGTSPCEALHTQKTKQVFLEPEPGFWMVMTLNVPCQQKSRDGQVYMEYFTDEIQDHVYQSLLLKSYRMFTLMHGTFSSIVGEEKENVIALRKKLNEFYENYLMNLKSSDADLLDIFQGIHFLPLERYSFLKILCFINQVEEKFRCVKYSVFLYNDQLVWSGLEPEDTQILYQHLSLELIPSFIDSEVKGGVFSPSRTSPFGSGSHFGRFMTGPKSVEDLSGLQNIPKIFLSNGKICCYLITYRALNATVCLLVEDTFELKIELFKSLDAELGNQLSNLASEVGEQYSKTISILNAEQQSKFMYMYFNHMNLAEKTTMHADMKSTGHALIPSDIMKLFGDFYTDLSKMKDFGEIIGKTLSDCWVVGKLSDERELYVILQQKNANIVDVNDELKKLSASYFQSIFIMD, from the exons gagaaaaataaaatattatactattatcCTGCTGAAGTTGATTTGAATTCTAAAGTGAGATCAGTAGGCCTTTGTGAAGCTGTTATAAAATTTAcaag tacatTTGGGACATCGCCATGTGAAGCTTTGCATACTCAAAAAACCAAACAAGTGTTTTTAGAACCAGAACCTGGATTTTGGATGGTGATG ACATTGAATGTACCATGTCAACAAAAAAGTAGAGATGGTCAGGTCTATATGGAATATTTCACAGATGAAATACAAGACCATGTTTATCAATCTCTGTTGTTAAAATCATACAGAATGTTTACG ctaatgCATGGGACTTTTAGTAGTATAGTTggtgaagagaaagaaaatgtaattgcTTTGAGGAAGAAGTTAAATgagttttatgaaaat tATCTAATGAATTTAAAGTCCAGTGATGCTGATCTTCTGGATATTTTTCAAGGGATCCATTTTTTACCACTTGAACGCTATTCTTTTctcaaaatactttgtttcattaatcaagttgaagaaaaatttag gtGTGTCAAGTATTCAGTATTCCTATACAATGATCAGTTAGTATG GAGTGGTTTGGAGCCAGAAGACACCCAAATACTCTATCAACACCTCTCTTTAGAACTGATACCATCTTTTATTGACTCCGAGGTGAAAGGTGGTGTCTTTTCTCCTTCTAGAACGAGTCCCTTTGGCTCTGGATCTCATTTTGGAAG atTTATGACTGGGCCAAAATCAGTGGAGGATCTGTCTGGTCTACAAAATATTCctaagatatttttaagtaatggCAAAATTTGCTGTTATCTTATCACCTACAGAGCTCTTAATGCTACTGTTTGTCTTCTAGTAGaag atacttttgaattaaaaattgaacttttcaaAAGTTTGGATGCAGAATTGGGTAATCAGTTATCTAATTTGGCTTCTGAAGTCGGAGAgcaatattcaaaaacaatttccat tttaaatgcaGAACAGCAGTCAAAATTCATGTACATGTACTTCAACCACATGAATTTAGCCGAGAAAACTACTATGCATGCTGATATGAAAAGTACTGGTCATGCCCTGATTCCTAGTGATATTATGAAACTTTTTGGGGATTTTTATACTGACTTGTCAAA aatgaaagATTTTGGGGAAATTATTGGGAAGACTCTCAGTGATTGTTGGGTTGTTGGAAAGCTATCTGATGAACGAGAATTGTATGTGATATTACAGCAGAAAAATGCTAACATTGTTGATGTCAATG ATGAACTTAAGAAATTGAGTGCTtcatattttcaaagtattttcatCATGGACTAA